GCTGGAAATTGCCGATACAAATCCCCCCTTTTTCTCAGATGCTATAGTGACAAAGCAGGTATTGAACAGCATGCCAGTACCGGTAGACTGGCTGATTGCCGACCATTACCGGCTGGATGCGTGTTGGGAAAGCACAATACGGCCGTGTGTGGGAAAAGTGATGGTTATCGATGATTTAGCGAACAGAAGGCATACGTGTGATTTGCTTTTGGATGCAAATTATGGGCAGGCTTTAGACCGGTATAGTAACTTAACCTCATCAGCGACAAAACTGCTGCTGGGTCCCGAGTATGCATTGTTGCGGGAGGAATTCTCACTTGTTGCCGGCAGAATACGCACTGCCGAAGAAGTCAGGCGGGTCCAGATATTTTTCGGCGGCAGCGATCCTACAAATGAGACTGGAAAGATCTTAAAGGCGTTGGCAGGCTGGGAGGATCGCCGGTTTCGCGTTGAAGTAATTGTTGGAGCGGCGAATCCTAATAAAGAAGAGATCCGCCGGTTGTGCTTATCGCTGCCAGAGGTAGAGCTTTTCTGCCAGGTGTCAAATATGGCTGAACGCATGAACCTGGCTGATCTGGCAATCGGGGCGGGTGGCACTGCATTGTGGGAGCGCTGTTATTTAGGATTGCCGTCAATTGTGATTAGCGTTGCCGATAACCAGGTGGAAGCTTCGCGTGCTTTGGAGCGGGCAGGAGCCATCTGCTATTTAGGAAAGCACTCTGAAGTTGACTGCCGGATGATTAGGGCGTCAATCAAGCAGTTTATTGCTGTTCCTAGGTTATTGGCTGAAATGTCGCACAAGGCACGGGTGATTGTGCCACATAACGGGACAGAGAAAGTGGTGGACATATTAATGCAAATGGGATGTGCGGGAAAGCAAGGCAACATTCTGGTTTCCAGTGCCGCAAGAAAAATTCCCTTATTACAGGCAGTCAGGCAGGCAATGGACAAGCTCTGCGGCAATGGCAAGGTAATTGCCGCAGACTGTGACGCGAAATGTTCGGCAAAGTATTTCGCTGATGATTTCTGGCAGATGCCGCTGCTTTCTGCGATTACGAATCAAAAGCTGCTTGCTGGTTTACAGTGCCGTGATGTGCGCTATATCATTCCCACTCGTGACGGAGAATTACTTTTCTGGAGTGAGCGTAAGGCATGGCTGCACAGTCATGGGATCGCAGTCATGGCGGCAGGAGTGGAGCCCACAGCGGGTTCACTGGATAAGTTGGCATTTTACGAGCATTGCCGGGCGTTGGATATTCCTGCGATTGAAACCAGGCTGAAGCCGGACGGTTTGAATGCAGACTGGTATGTGGTTAAAGAGCGGTACGGAGCTGGATCGCGCCAACTGGGGCTAAAGTTATCGCAGCGGGAGGCTGAGGTATGGGCTAGGAAAATGGAACAGCCTGTTTTTCAGCCTTTCGTCAGTGGAAAGGAATACAGTGTTGACGCCTATGTCGATCAATCCGGCAGGGTAAAAGGTGCGGTCTGCCGGACAAGGGATGTTGTGGTAAATGGCGAATCTCAGGTAACCACAACAGTCAATGATGCGGTTTTGGGAAAAAAATGCACTGAGTATATTGAACAGCTAGGCTTGTACGGGCATGTTGTTTTACAGGTGCTTGTTGATGGGACGAATAAAATTGTCGTGATAGAATGCAACGCCCGTTTTGGCGGCGCATCAACCTTGAGCATTGCCGCAGGACTGGATAGTTTGTACTGGTTTTTGTTAGAGAGCCGCGGAGAAGATTTGCGGCAATATCCGTTTAAGTGTAGGGAAAAGGAATTAAGACAAGTCCGTTATCCGCAGGATTTGGTTATGGAAGTGGATGAATGAAAACTATATTGGCATTTGATTTAGATGATACGCTTTATGATGAGCTGACTTATGTAGATAGCGGCTTTGCAGCAGTTGCCAGGTTTTTGGAACAGGAGAAGCTGGCTGGTTTTGCGGAAACCTATGCTTTTATGCAAACCCGGCTGGCCGGGGGCCGGGGCCGGATTTTTGATGATTTATTATTGCATTTTGGCAGTTACTCACGGCGGAATGTGCGACGCTGTTTAACGGCTTACCGGTTGCATAAACCGGCCATTCAGTTATACCCGGAAGCGGTTGCCTGTCTGGCCCGGTTTAAGGCCTACCCATTGTATATTGTGACAGACGGCAATAAAGTGGTGCAATATAATAAAATAATAGCGCTCGGTTTGCCGGCGTTGGTTGACAGGTACTTGATTACGCACCGGTTTGGCGTTCATCATGCCAAACCATCGCCTTATTGTTTTACGCGAATTTGTGCATGGGAGAAGGTTGAACCGGCACAGGTGGTTTATGTTGCCGACAATCCCCGCAAAGATTTTATAGGAATTAAGCCGCTGGGCTTTCGCACTATCCGGGTATTGACAGGGCAGCACCGTTCTGTTGAAATTCCGGAAGAATATCAGGCCGAGCAGCAAATTGTTTCTTTAAATGCGTTGGATGATGCTTTAGCCAGTTTATTTCGAAGGAGGGAGCCGCACTTATGCAAGCGGTGAAGATTGGTGGTTTTTTTGTAGGCTCCAGATATCGTCCGTTCATTGCCGCTGAAATGTCCGGCAATCACAATCATTCTCTGGAGCGGGCTTTAGCTATTGTAGACGCCGCAGCCGCAGCCGGGGTGCAGGCGGTGAAATTGCAGACCTATACGGCCGACACTATGACTCTCAACTGCCGGGACGGGGCCTTCATGGTGGAAGACCCGCAAAGCTTATGGAGCGGCAGGTCATTATACGATCTTTACAGTCAAGCCTATACGCCTTGGGGCTGGCATAAGCCAATTTTCGACCGTTGCCGGGAACATGGTATAGTAGGCTTCAGCAGTCCTTTTGATGAGACTGCCGTGGATTTTTTAGAGGAACTGGCTGTACCCTGTTATAAGATTGCTTCATTTGAAGTTACTGATCTGCCGCTCATCCGTAGGGTCGCTTTGACAGGTAAACCGCTGATTCTATCAACTGGTATGGCCACTCTGGCTGAGATTGATGAGGCTGTCAGAACAGCCAGGAGTGCCGGCAATGACCAATTGGTTTTATTAAAGTGCACCAGCACTTATCCGTCCAGTCCGGTCAATTCGGATTTATTGACCATTCCCCATCTGCGGGCAAGCTTTGATTGTGTCACCGGTCTGTCCGATCATTCCCTGGGAATTGGTGTGGCCGTAGCGGCGGTGCCCTTGGGAGCGTCGTTTATTGAGAAGCACTTTACACTTGCCAGAGCCGACGGCGGGGTTGATTCGGCATTTTCACTGGAACCAGCCGAATTGAAGCAGCTGGCTGAGGAGGCCGAACGGGCGCATCAGGCGCTGGGGCGTATTCATTATGGCCCGTCGGCCGCGGAGGCGCAGTCGTTGATGCATCGCCGGTCATTGTATATAGCTCAGGATATCAAAGCCGGAGAGGCGTTAACTCCGGAAAACCTTCGTATTATCCGCCCTGGTCTGGGCCTGCCGCCCAAGTATTGGGATGTAGTGTTGGGGAAGCCGGTAGTTTGCGACCTGAAGCAAGGCACTCCCCTGCGTTGGAAGCATGTATAGCATCAGCTATAAATATTTTGTGAAATTTATTTAAAACAGCCAAACCGGCTTAAGGTTTGGCTGTTTTTTGTCGATAAAATATAAGAGAATATGTTAAAATGTGTGAAAAACCGCCGGCAGCTGTCATAATTACCGGCAAATTGATAGAATGGGAGTGGATTTACGATGGCAATACGGACCTACGGCTTAAGCGGCTCAGGCATGGATGTTGACCAGCTTGTCAAAGATATGATGAAAGCGCAGCGAACCAGATATGAGAAGGTTCAGCAGCAAAAAACGCAGGCCGAATGGAAAAAGAAGGATTATAATACCATTTATACGTTGGTTGACGATTTCCGCAATAATACGTTGAACACTTTCCGCCTGCAGTCGACGCTTTCGCCCAAGCAGGTGACCTCCTCTAATGATGCGGTGGTTACTGCCGTTGCCAATGGCGAGGCTTCGAATATTGAGCATTCTTTTGTGGTTAAACAGCTGGCCGATGGTGTTAAGCTGACCAGCAGCGGTAATATTACTACCGGATCTTCCAAGAATACGTTAAAAGAGCAGTTCGGGCTGGGCGATGACGTGACCAGTCTGGAGTTCAAGATTAACGGTAAAACGATCTCCGTCAATCCGCAGACAGCCAGCATCAATGATGTTGTGCAAAAAATCAACAATGCCGGCGCTGGTGTAAAAGCAAGCTATGATGCCACGCTGGACCGGTTCTTTCTAAATACCACTTCTACAGGAACCTTGGCTAAGATTGACTTTACCGGCACCGATGGTGATTCGGACGGCTGGGCCTTTTTGCGCGATTCTTTAAAGCTGGTTACCGATGAGGACCTCACTACCGCCAGAACCGGCCAAAATGCCGAATTTACGCTGGACGGGGTAGACCTGACGCAAGCCTCCAATACCTTTACCGTTTCCGGGGTGACTTACACCCTTAAGGGTGTAAGTGCCAAGACGGCTGAGGATACTTATACCGCCACATCTGTCGCAGTCAAGCAGGATAATGAGAAAGCGATCGCTACCCTCAAATCGTTTGTTGATGATTATAATGCGCTGATCGACGTGATCAATACCGAGCTGAACGAGGAACGCTACCGGGACTTTACGCCGCTGACCGATGAGCAAAAGGCCGAGATGAAGGATACGGAAATAACCGCCTGGGAAGCTAAGGCCAAGAGCGGGATGCTCAAACGGGACTCTATTTTGTCCTCCCTGCTGAGCGGGCTGAGACTGAATTTTGTTAACCCGGTTCAGGGTATTACCGGCAAATATACCAGCGCCAGCAGTCTGGGCATTAATACCGGCAGTTATGTCAGTGAGGACGGCGTCATTACCAGCGCTGTCAGCAATGGCGGCAAGATTAAGATTGATGAGGATGACCTGAAAGAAGCCCTGGAAGCAGACCCCGATATTGTCTATAAGATTTTTGGCACACTTGGCGGCGATACCAATGAGTCCAAAGGCGTGGCCAACCGTATTTACGCCCAGCTGGATAAAGTATTGACGCAGCTGCAGACAGAAGCCGGCAAGCCCAATATTACGGATACCAGCAGCAATCTTGCGAAGAGCCTGACCAATTATAATAAGCGTCTTACTTCCCTGAACAGCCAGCTGGAAATGATAGAGGCCCGTTATTATAAACA
Above is a genomic segment from Dendrosporobacter quercicolus containing:
- the pseG gene encoding UDP-2,4-diacetamido-2,4,6-trideoxy-beta-L-altropyranose hydrolase, which produces MQIAIRTDSSVQIGTGHMMRCLTLAESLRAAGNKIVFICRNLPGNVAGLAKLRGFPVFLLEIADTNPPFFSDAIVTKQVLNSMPVPVDWLIADHYRLDACWESTIRPCVGKVMVIDDLANRRHTCDLLLDANYGQALDRYSNLTSSATKLLLGPEYALLREEFSLVAGRIRTAEEVRRVQIFFGGSDPTNETGKILKALAGWEDRRFRVEVIVGAANPNKEEIRRLCLSLPEVELFCQVSNMAERMNLADLAIGAGGTALWERCYLGLPSIVISVADNQVEASRALERAGAICYLGKHSEVDCRMIRASIKQFIAVPRLLAEMSHKARVIVPHNGTEKVVDILMQMGCAGKQGNILVSSAARKIPLLQAVRQAMDKLCGNGKVIAADCDAKCSAKYFADDFWQMPLLSAITNQKLLAGLQCRDVRYIIPTRDGELLFWSERKAWLHSHGIAVMAAGVEPTAGSLDKLAFYEHCRALDIPAIETRLKPDGLNADWYVVKERYGAGSRQLGLKLSQREAEVWARKMEQPVFQPFVSGKEYSVDAYVDQSGRVKGAVCRTRDVVVNGESQVTTTVNDAVLGKKCTEYIEQLGLYGHVVLQVLVDGTNKIVVIECNARFGGASTLSIAAGLDSLYWFLLESRGEDLRQYPFKCREKELRQVRYPQDLVMEVDE
- a CDS encoding HAD family hydrolase — translated: MKTILAFDLDDTLYDELTYVDSGFAAVARFLEQEKLAGFAETYAFMQTRLAGGRGRIFDDLLLHFGSYSRRNVRRCLTAYRLHKPAIQLYPEAVACLARFKAYPLYIVTDGNKVVQYNKIIALGLPALVDRYLITHRFGVHHAKPSPYCFTRICAWEKVEPAQVVYVADNPRKDFIGIKPLGFRTIRVLTGQHRSVEIPEEYQAEQQIVSLNALDDALASLFRRREPHLCKR
- the pseI gene encoding pseudaminic acid synthase, whose product is MQAVKIGGFFVGSRYRPFIAAEMSGNHNHSLERALAIVDAAAAAGVQAVKLQTYTADTMTLNCRDGAFMVEDPQSLWSGRSLYDLYSQAYTPWGWHKPIFDRCREHGIVGFSSPFDETAVDFLEELAVPCYKIASFEVTDLPLIRRVALTGKPLILSTGMATLAEIDEAVRTARSAGNDQLVLLKCTSTYPSSPVNSDLLTIPHLRASFDCVTGLSDHSLGIGVAVAAVPLGASFIEKHFTLARADGGVDSAFSLEPAELKQLAEEAERAHQALGRIHYGPSAAEAQSLMHRRSLYIAQDIKAGEALTPENLRIIRPGLGLPPKYWDVVLGKPVVCDLKQGTPLRWKHV
- the fliD gene encoding flagellar filament capping protein FliD, with the translated sequence MAIRTYGLSGSGMDVDQLVKDMMKAQRTRYEKVQQQKTQAEWKKKDYNTIYTLVDDFRNNTLNTFRLQSTLSPKQVTSSNDAVVTAVANGEASNIEHSFVVKQLADGVKLTSSGNITTGSSKNTLKEQFGLGDDVTSLEFKINGKTISVNPQTASINDVVQKINNAGAGVKASYDATLDRFFLNTTSTGTLAKIDFTGTDGDSDGWAFLRDSLKLVTDEDLTTARTGQNAEFTLDGVDLTQASNTFTVSGVTYTLKGVSAKTAEDTYTATSVAVKQDNEKAIATLKSFVDDYNALIDVINTELNEERYRDFTPLTDEQKAEMKDTEITAWEAKAKSGMLKRDSILSSLLSGLRLNFVNPVQGITGKYTSASSLGINTGSYVSEDGVITSAVSNGGKIKIDEDDLKEALEADPDIVYKIFGTLGGDTNESKGVANRIYAQLDKVLTQLQTEAGKPNITDTSSNLAKSLTNYNKRLTSLNSQLEMIEARYYKQFNAMETAISNMNQQSAWLSQQLGNNS